gtcacagaagagagtcattgggcccgacgcattgggaatcacccctaggtcggtaatgaactccttcatccagactgcttcctgtgctgcctccgaggctgccatgtactccgcttcacatgtagatcccgccacgacgctttgcttgcaactgcactagcttactgctcctccattcaaaatatacacgtatccggtctgtgacttcgagtcatccagatctgtgtcgaagctagcgtcgacgtaaccctttacgacgagctcttcgtcacctccataaacgagaaacatatccttagtcctgttcaggtacttcaggatattcttgaccgctgtccagtgttccttgccgggattactttggtaccttcctaccaaacttacggcaaggtttacatcaggtctggtacacagcatggcatacataatagaccctatggccgaggcataggggatgacactcatctcttctatatcttctgccgtggtcgggcattgagccgtgctcaattgcacaccttgcaatacaggcaacaaccccttcttggactgatccatactgaacttcttcaatatcttgtcaaggtatgtactctgtgaaagaccaatgaggcgtcttgatctatctctatagatcttgatgcctaatatataagcagcttctccaaggtccttcattgaaaaacacttattcaaataggcctttatactttccaagaattctatatcatttcccatcaataatatgtcatccacatataatatgagaaatgctacagagctcccactcactttcttgtaaacacaggcttctccataagtctgtgtaaacccaaacgctttgatcatctcatcaaagcgaatgttccaactccgagatgcttgcaccagcccatagattgagcgttggagcttgcatactttgttagcattcttaggatcgacaaaaccttccggctgcatcatatacaactcttccttaaggaagccgttaaggaatgccgttttgacgtccatctgccatatctcataatcatagtatgcggcaattgctaacatgattcggacggacttcagcttcgctacgggtgagaaagtctcatcatagtcaaccccttgaacttgtcgataacccttagcgacaagtcgagctttgtagatggtcacattaccatccgcgtccgtcttcttcttaaagatccatttgttttctatggctcgccgctcatcgggcaagtcagtcaaagtccatactttgttttcatacacggattctatctcggatttcatggcttctggccatttgtcggaatccgagcctgccatcgcttcttcatagttcgaaggttcaccgttgtctaacaacatgatttccaggacagggttgccgaaccactctggtgcggaacgtgtccttgtggacctacgaagttcagtaacttgatccgaagcttcatgatcatcatcattaacttcctccccagtcggtgtaggcaccacaggaacactttcccgcgctgcgctactttccggttcggaaggggtgactatcacctcatcaagttccactttcctcccactcaattctttcgagagaaactccttctctagaaaggacccgttcttggcaacgaagatcttgccttcggatctgaggtagaaggtatacccaatagtttccttagggtatcctatgaagacgcatttttccgatttgggttcgagcttttcaggtcgaagtttcttgacataagcatcgcatccccaaacttttagaaacgacagcttaggtttcttcccaaaccataattcatacggtgtcgtctcaacggatttcgacggagccctatttaaagtgaatgcggcagtctctaaagcataaccccaaaatgagagcggtaaatcggtaagagacatcatagatcgcaccatatccaatagagtgcgattacgacgttcggacacaccatttctctgaggtgttccaggcggcgtgagttgtgaaactattccacatttccttaagtgtgcaccaaactcgtgacttaaatattctccaccacgatctgatcataggaattttattctcctgtcacgttgattttcaacctcactctgaaattctttgaacttttcaaaggtttcaggcttgtgtttcatcaggtagacatatccatatctacttaaatcatcagtgagagtgagaacataacgatatcctccgcgagcctcaacactcattggaccacacacatcggtatatatgatttccaataagttggttgctcgctccattgttccggagaacggagtcttggtcatcttacccatgaggcatggttcgcacgtgtcaaatgattcataatcaagagactccaaaagtccatctgcatggagcttcttcatgcgcttgacaccaatgtgaccaagtcggcagtgccacaagtatgtgggactatcgttatcaactttacatcttttggtattcacattatgaacatgtgtaacatcacgttcgagattcatcaaaaataaaccattgaccagcggggcatgactataaaacatatctctcaaataaatagaacaaccattattctcggatttaaatgagtagccatctcgaattaaacgagatccagatacaatgttcatgctcaaagctggcactaaataacaattattgaggtttaaaactaatcccgtgggtagatgcagaggtagcgtgccgacggcgatcacatcgaccttggaaccattcccgacgcgcatcgtcacctcgtcctttgccagtctctgtttattccgtagttcctgctttgagttacaaatatgagcaaccgcaccagtatcaaataccaggagctactacgagtactggtaaggtacacatcaattacttgtatatcacatataccttgggtgttgccggccttcttcttgtccgctaaatatttggggcagttccgcttccagtgaccacttcccttgcaataaaagcactcagtcccgggtttgggtccattctttgacttcttcccagtaactggtttaccgggcgcggcaactcccttgccgtccttcttgaagttcttcttacccttgcccttcttgaacttggtggttttattcaccatcaacacttgatgttcttttctgatctccccttccgctgatttcagcattgaatatacctcgggaatggtcttttccatcccctgcatattgtagttcatcacaaagctcttgtagcttggtggaagcgactggaggattctgtcaatgaccgcgtcatccgggagattaactcccagctgagacaagcggttgtgcaacccagacattctgagtatgtgctcactaacagaactgttctcctccattttacagctgaagaacttgtcggagacatcatatctctcgacccgggcatgagcttgaaaaaccagtttcagctcctcgaacatctcatatgctccatgtttctcaaaacgcttttggagacccggttctaagctgtaaagcatgccgcactgaacgagggagtaatcatcagcacgtgattgccaagcattcataacgtcttggttctgtgggattggtgcatcacctagcggtgcttctaagacataatctttcttggctactatgaggatgagcctcaggttccggacccagtccgtatagttgctgccatcatctttcagcttggttttctctaggaacgcgttgaaattgaggacaacgttggccatttgatctacaatacatagtgtaaagattttagactaagttcatgataattgagttcatctaatcaaattatttaatgaactcccactcagatagacatccctctagtcatctaagtgaaacatgatccgagtttaactaggccatgtccgatcatcacgtgagacggactagtcaagatcggtgaacatcttcatgttgatcgtatcttctatacgactcatgctcgacctttcggtcctccgtgttccgaggccatgtctgtacatgctaggctcgtcaagtcaacctaagtgtattgcgtgtgttccgaggccatgtctgtacatgtaggctcgtcaacacccgttgtattcgaacgttagaatctatcacacccgatcatcacgtggtgcttcgaaacaacgaaccttcgcaacggtgcacagttagggtgaacactttcttgaaattattataagggatcatcctacttgctaccgtcgttctaagaaaataagatgcaaaaacatgataaacatcacatgcaatcaaatagtgacatgatatggccaatatcatcatgctcctttgatctccatcttcggggcaccatgatcatctttgtcaccggcatgacaccatgatctccatcatcatgatctccatcattgtgtcttcatgaagtcgtcacgccaacgattacttctacttctatggctaacccgtttagcaacaaagtaaaataatttacatggcgttattcaatgacacgcaggtcatgcaaaataataaagacaactcctatggctcctgccggttgtcatactcatcgacatgcaagtcatgattcctattacaagaatatgatcaatctcatacatcacatatatcattcatcacatcttctggccatatcatatcacatagcacttgctgcaagaacaagtcagacgtcctctaattgttgttgcaagtttttacgtggtttgtaggtttctagcaagaacatttcttacctacgtatgaccacaacgtgatttgccaatttctatttacccttcataaggaccctttttatcgaatccgttccgactaaagtaggagagacagacacccgctagccaccttatgcaacttgtgcatgtcagtcggtggaacctgtctcacgtaagtgtacgtgtaaggtcggtccgggccgcttcatcctacaatgccgccgaaacaagaaaagactagtagcggcaagaagaattggcaaactcaaagcccacaactactttgtgttctactcgtgcatagtgactacgcatagacctggctcatgatgccactgttgggaatcgtagcataatttaaaattttcctacgctcaccaagatgcatctatggagtctactagcaacgaggggaagggagtgcatctacatacccttgtagatcgcgagcggaagcgttccaatgaacgtggatgacggagtcgtactcgccgtgatccaaatcaccgatgaccgagtgccgaacggacggcacctccgcgttcaacacacgtacggtgcagcgacgtctcctccttcttgatccagcaagggggaaggagaggttgatggagatccaacagcacgacggcgtggtggtggatgtagcgggtctccggcagggcttcgccgagcttctgcgagagagagagagaggtgttgcaggggaggagggaggcgcccaaggctgtaggttgctgccctccctccctccccctttatataggccccctggggggggcgccggcccagggagatgggatctccaagggggggcggcggccaaagggggggaaggggtgccttgccccccaaggcaagggggaagctccccccctagggttcccaaccctaggcgcatggggggaggcccaaggggggcgccccagcccactaagggctggttcccttccactttcagcccacggggccctccgggacaggtggccccacccggtggacccccgggacccttccggtggtcccggtacaataccggtaacccccgaaactttcccggtggccgaaacttgacttcctatatataattcttcacctccggaccattccggaacctctcgtgatgtcagggatctcatccgggactccgaaaaactttcgggtttccgcatacatatatctctacaaccctagcgtcaccggaccttaagtgtgtagaccctacgggttcgggagacatgcagacatgactgagacgcctctccggtcaataaccaacagcgggatctggatacccatgttggctcccacacgttccacgatgatctcatcggatgaactacggtgtcgaggattcaatcaatccgtatgcaattccctttgccaatcggtatgttacttgcccgagattcgatcgtcggtatcccaacaccttgttcaatctcgttaccggcaagtctctttactcgtaccgcaatgcatgatcccgtgactaacgccttagtcacattgagctcattatgatgatgcattaccgagtgggcccagagatacctctccgtcacacggagtgacaaatcccagtctcgatccgtgccaacccaacagacactttcggagatacccgtaatgcacctttatagtcacccagttacgttgtgacgtttggcacacccaaagaactcctacggtatccgggagttgcacgatctcatggtctaaggaaaagatacttgacattggaaaagctctagcaaacgaaactacacgatcttttatgctatgcttaggattgggtcttgtccatcacatcattctcctaatgatgtgatcccgttatcaatgacatccaatgtccatagtcaggaaaccatgactatctgttgatcaacgagctagtcaactagaggcttactagggacactttgtggtctatgtattcacacatgtattacgattttcggtcaatacaattatagcatgaacaatggacaattaccatgaacaaagaaatataataataaccatttattattgcctctagggcatatttccaacatgccCCTCATAGGCATCCAAGCCATGTTTGAACAATTTTCGACATCGTATGCAAGTTGCGACACGTCCAAccttttttatgcatttacttaCCGAGAAAACTTTAGAAAACTACGAAACTTGTTGAAAACCAAAACAAGTTGTCACGGTGCCTTGAATTGTTCATATGAGGCCATGaaaaaaaaattaggacaatTTCAAGGATGTCAAAAACCAGCGTGCTCTCTAACAGACCCTTTTGGCCAACCTGTACACCTTCCGTTGAACATGGTGTTTTCGTGGACATCCTTGAAATTACCCCAACTTTTGCCGCTAGGTGGACATGCCCATGGTAGGAATCCGTGGCAGGTTTGAACTACTTCCTACATCATATGCAAGTTGCGACACGTCGAGCCATTTATCGATATTTTTTGACCGAGAAAACTTTAGAAAATGCAAAATTTGTCGAAAACCCAAGCAACTTGGATTGGTGCCTTGAATTGGCCATACAAGACCATGGAAGATATATTGGGGGCATGGATGCCTACCATGGGCATTTCAGTCGCTGGCAAAAGTTAGGGTCATTTCAAGAATGTCCAAAAAAACACCATGTTCAACATAGCGTGTTCGAGTAGTCATCCATGCCAGTTTTGAAGAAAAAATGTATTTAAAATCATAATTTACATAGATACTTAAAGCTGTCATTTTAAGTTTCTAACACAACTAATAAATAcaaaatgatataattgaaaacAACAAATGCTTTTTAAAGCATTTAATAAATATATAAATGAAAAAATAATTTTAAATCATAATTTAAAATAGTAACTTAAAACTGTTATTTTGGTATTTCTATTTTTTGAACAAGtttcaaacaaataataaagttTAAAAAGGGAAAAGATATATtaacaaaaaaatagaaaacccaaaaaattgaaaagaaaaaaaatcttaggCTTTGCCCAGCTAATTGATGGCATCGCTCCTGTCGGGCGACTATTGGAATTTGTTCGGAATTTTGAAAATGTTCTCATTTTCAAAATAATTGTTCACAAATTGTAAAAATGTTCCGGCAAATTTAGTACACCTTTTTGATATCATTTATTTAGTATCATTTCTGAACAAAAATGCAATTTATTTTTTTGTCCGTGCTCTTAGAAAATATTTGTTTTCACAATTTTGTTTATGCTTTCAAATTATTCAAATTTTGACATTCTGGAAAAAAATAAAGACACATTTTTTTAAATTAATTACAATTTCCGAAAATGCAAATATTTTTTAATTTATGAACAAAATTTGGAAATAACGAACCTTTTGAAGTTTTGAACAACATTTTGAAAGCGCGTCCATTTTATGAAAAAGAAAGAAGATACGTAACatgaaaaggaaaataaacaaataaaaagataTTATGGAAAAGAGACCAGTTCACAAAGTGTTGCTAAAATCTTTAATAAAATTCGCAGCCCGTGCATTACTTAAGGTGTTTAGCTTTATGTCGTTCACCAGAGGCATGCTGTCGTAGTGGTTGTGAACACAGTTAATGTTTTAAGTGGTCTTGGCTTCGATTCCCGGCTCGTGCGATCATTTTCTGCTATTTTTCATCGCGTGCCACCAcagaatgggccggcccaagtaAGCTCCCCGGTGTATACATTACTAGAAAAGTAGATACAAACTAGaagaacgcccgtgcgttgcaacggggccaCATTAACTTTAAGAGTTCAATATCAGTTATGTTAATATTACGTTTAATATTCTCATACATATCAAGTGACATTGGCGACATTTTTACCATCAAAttctcacacacactctctctccccctctccctctctctctaacacacacatatCCATCTTATTGGGTACGGGATCATAATCCATCTATTTCACAGGCACACGCGCTAGTGCATAACAATATGGATTATGTGTATTATATTTGCCATCACAACTTATATTTCCCCGAGCCGCGTCGCTACAGAGCCGAGCTCCtacccgaccacctcgccggcatcGAAGGGGAATGGATAAGGGTGACGCCCTGCCTCCCCTGCCCCCCATGGCCTCACTCCTCGACGCCCCCTCCCAGATCCACTTCTCCTCCTCGCTCGCTCGATCCCGTCGATCTGGACGAAGTCAGACGCCACGGCCACCATGACCGACCCCGTCCACACAACCGCTGCTCTCCCTGTAGGCTAGGAGCTTGTCGAGGAGCTCCGAACTCCTCCGCTACTTCGTCTGCGCCAACGAGATCAAGTCCAGCACCCCCGCATCGACGTCGCTGTTGTCTTCCTCAACCTTCGGCCACCGTAACATTGACGTTCGATCCGTGCCGCCCCGAGCTCCCCTGTCTTCCCCTAGGGCGCCATTGACACCGTCGTGATCTCCTCTTGCCTTTCCCCTGTTTCCCCTCTCGTTTGCTCTCGTTAGGTATTTCGCCGTGGCCGAgaaccgccgtccgccatggcaatTGCAGGGGTAGCCACCGAGCTCCTCGGATTGACCCCGTGGCACATGCCCGCTCCTATGCGCGTCCATGCCCAAGCCTGCTGCTCTTCTTCCGCGCCTGCGGGGCCACTCCCTCTCCATGCCCACACCTGTGCCACACCGCGTCGATCACGCCCGCCACTGCCGTCGCGCTCGCCGCAACCACCGCACCACTGTGACGCGCGCGACGCACACCCTGGCCACGCGCCACACACTCTCGCTAGCTGCGCTCGCCCCGTCTGCTGCCGCCTATCCCTTCGCTCGCCCCGCAGTCGCGCCCCTGCCTCGCGCCCCCTCCTGTCACGGCCATCTTCTGCCAGCCGCCCCCTCAGCCACGTCGGCCGCTTGCCTCGCCTGCTGCATGCTGCTTCCTACTGCTATGCGCTGCTCTACCGCTGGTACGCTGCTGCGCCATGTCCTCGACACCGCCGTGGACAAACATGGCGGAGGGATTGTCAATGGAGTacgaggaggaggtggcggagaAGGTGTGGAGAGGCAGGAGGTCTGGGGTGGCGTCAGCTGGCTGTGGTGGAGGTGTTTATGCGAGAAGGAGCCGGAGCGAAAGGAGAGGTCACAATTGGAAAGAATCGCAAAAAAATCATAACCTGGAGATCTCATTCCAAAAAATGCTAATATCGATGGAGGGGTGATTTCCTTCTATAGGTGGAAAACATAGAAAATATTGGTTGTTATCAAGGAAAGGTAAAAATTTAGAAAATTTAGGATTTTGAACTGATTTCTATGCAAATGGGGTTTTATTGTTTGGTAACGTGATATCAGTACCTGCCCGTTTGTGACGTGTCTGATTAGGAAAGTTTGCAAATGTTAAGAAACTATTTATTGGGACGAAAGTTTGTGACGTGcctgttatttgtttcctaaaacaAATTTCACTAATGAGAGAAATCGATTGATTTAGATAAGTTAGGAAAGTTAGATTAAAATatattatttgtttcctgaaaatctgttatttgtttcctaagacAAATTGAACCAATAAAAGGAATCGATTGATTTGTATAGTTTAAGGAAGTTAGATCCGTGATTTGTTATACGTTAGGAAAGTTCTGGTTGTAATAAAgagtggagagaaaaataaaccgATGGACCAGGGTGGGAGGAGAGACAAAAAACAGCGAAAATAAACCGTGGAGACTATTcaccaactgctccattaggagtagagattgtGAAAGGTCCATATTACCCCTTTATACGTATTGCAGGGGGGTTGTACGCAGGGGGTTGTACCGAAGCGGGACTCTTTGAAAAATTATGCAATATAATGTACTATTCAGAAGCTGGGAGGAAGGTCCGACCGGACCCCGGGATGCGCACacgcctccaccacctcagccACGCCACCAGCACTACCCACCGATTCACGGCCGAGCTGGCCACCTGCAGCCCCTGCCAGCCTTAGCCCTCGCCGCTAGACGGGCCGCCGGTGCCTGATCTAGCCGGATTGGACCGGGACCGTCCCGCACGGTCCGCCCGAAGGAGCGGCCGCCACACCAACCCGCGGACACTTTTTTCCTTCTCTCATCTCCGATCACTGATCGGACACATCCACAAACATTTGAGAATGATTTGAGATgaccggttgtagatgctcttacagAGCGACGCACTGGACCGACTGGGGTGATTTGTAATCATGGATGTGCCACAACATTTTTTGCATTAATATCTCAGGCAGATAGAGACATATGTAGTCTAGAACTCACGCAACTGAGACTTAACGAAGTCTCAGTCGAGTGATGTCAGCGTAGTTGTGGTGCTGCAAGCAGCATGGCTGGATGCTGCAAACGGTGGTGAAAAATATTGCAACGGTACTACAAGCAATGACAATATATGCTACAACCGCTCTGATAAAAATGCTACAACCGTCAAAGGAGGATGTTGCGACCGGTGAGATAATGTGCTACAATCGACGAGGGACGACATGCTGCAACCGTCAGGAAAAAAATGTTGCAAACGATGGGATAAAATGCTGCAAGGTTGACTGATACTTCATTAAATCTTTTTAGCAAGCCCGATCCATTTATCCATTGCCTCATCACACTAATACAAAACTCTTTCCTTCCACTTGCCAATCAAATGTACTCCAGTCCCCAAGTAATTCATGCCGAAATCTCGCAGGTTGATTTCTTACATTTTTCAGTAGGGAGTCTTGGTGTAGACCTTGACATCCCTCCACCGCGACTCCATGTAGTGCGAGGGATCTGTCTGCGTGTACACCCCGAACTTGAAGTAGTGGAGGTCGCCGCCGTAGCCTGGGACGACCAGCCTCTTGTCGCCGTCGATGAACACAGTGAGGGCCGACGCTTGGACGTCGTGGACCACGTTGAGCCTGAACCAACGGTCGTAGATGTGGTCGTCGACCACCTTGGCCTCATCGTTGTAGTACACGAGCCGTCCGCCGTAGACGTGCAGCATCAGCGTCGTGTTGCGCGGCGGGCCTGCCGCGCCGAACACCTGCATCACTGACACTCCCGTGGTGCCGGCCGGCACGTAGCCATACCCCTCGAACTGCCACACCCCGGAGTTGTACGTTACCTGCTCCACCCCAGAATGGAAACCAAAAACGACATGTCAAACTAACAGAACTCCATGGCTAATCTGTCAGAAATCATAGTGAGAGGGAGGGGTTGGTTTAGAGAGATTGATGCGACCTACATTGAGGAGGATCTCGGAGCGCGGCTTGGTGGGGCTCCCGGCGCGGAAGGGCTTGTCGTCGCAGTAGACCCAGAACCGCCGCATGCCGTCGGCGCAGAGCTCGTAGCGCTGCTCCTGCGGCAGGTCGTACGGCTTGTGGAGCTTGAACCGGTCCTCCGTGGTCTCGACAGCGGTGAAGCCGGCCGTCGGGTCGGCACCAGCGGCCGGGCTGCACGAGTGCCACAGCGTCGAGAGCACGACCAAGACACTGATCCATGGCGTCAAGCGCTTGGCCATGATCAAGGGACCGGTCCGATGGCAACACGTACGTTCTGTTAGGCTGTTTGGTTGTGGATATATATAGTAGCATCGTACGCTGGATTTCTTTTCAGTAGTTGGCAGATAGTATTTCGAACCGAAGGGAATATTCCCTGGAGTAAATAGCCTGGGCTTGTTGCTATTCTGTGTCGACATTTGACAGGATGCTTTATAAAATCAGCGCAGCCTGCAGCCATTGCTTTGCCGTCGCCGCCCAATCCAAAGATTTTAGGCTTGTTCGTTGGTTCACGACTCACGAGCCGCCTGCCATTGTTTTTTCTGTATTTCGTTTCATGTCGGTATCGATGCAGCATCATCCATCTTTTGTTGTTCTGATATTTACGTCACATATATATTTTGTAGGGTGCGTCAAGTATGGGACCGGCTACAGGCCAATCAACTGAAAACATAATTTGGAttagtcgactgacccaaatttgTTTCGGTCGATTGAGCCTGCCCTCAACATCGCACTTGCACCACACTTTTCATTTTCGGAAACCTGGGCCTGTGCCGTAACTCCGAACGATGGCTTGCACATCCATACACTTCTTCCGTCACCCTATGCCTTCTCAGCCATCTGTTTCtaccacacacacacatacacacgtGTTGTCAGGCACATGCATGGCTGTCAGAATAATTGGGGCGAACGTAGCAACATAATGGCCCAACAAGCAATGTACACGTATAGTCTCAGAGAAAACCAGTGTAGTACATGCATATATGGGAGCATCCCCGTAAAAAAGTATGGTGGTTTACCAGGACCTTGGTGAAGAACGATACACACATGCCCAAACTACATGAATTTGAACTAGTCGACTGACTGTAAAACTGTTTCAGTTATATACATTCATGCACACTAATCATGGAGCAATGTAGTCGTCCGTTGCCTAAAATTGTAATAATTATGCTGGTGTCACCTTAAACAGAATAATG
This sequence is a window from Aegilops tauschii subsp. strangulata cultivar AL8/78 chromosome 7, Aet v6.0, whole genome shotgun sequence. Protein-coding genes within it:
- the LOC109744113 gene encoding citrate-binding protein-like — its product is MAKRLTPWISVLVVLSTLWHSCSPAAGADPTAGFTAVETTEDRFKLHKPYDLPQEQRYELCADGMRRFWVYCDDKPFRAGSPTKPRSEILLNVTYNSGVWQFEGYGYVPAGTTGVSVMQVFGAAGPPRNTTLMLHVYGGRLVYYNDEAKVVDDHIYDRWFRLNVVHDVQASALTVFIDGDKRLVVPGYGGDLHYFKFGVYTQTDPSHYMESRWRDVKVYTKTPY